From the genome of Streptomyces sp. NBC_01304:
AGTTCTTCCCCGGCACTCACCTCTTCGCCTGCCTCGCGCCAGTCCCGGCGGGCACGGGCAACTCCCGTGATCCTGCCGTGCTCGTGATGCGCGCATTCCAGGCGGACGATGGCCTCGGTGCCTTCTGGGACCATGGCACCGGTGGCGATCTCCATGCAGGTGCCGGGCCGGGTCAGGGCGGGCGGGCGCTCTCCCGCCAGGACGCGCCCCTCCGGAATCCAGGGTTGCGGGCCCCGGACCGCCCAGCCGTCGACCGCGGAAGCGGGGAACGCCGGTACGTCGGTCCGGGATGTCAACGGGGCGGCAAGTGTCGTACCGTCCGTTTCCGAAAGCGGCACGGCGACGGCCGGGCGGGCGCCCTGGCGCCCGGCTTCATGCATGGCAGTACGGGCCTCAGCCCACGATATGGGTGCGTCCACGTCGCAGAGAGTAGAGAGTCCGACGGCGCCAGCGCGACCCTTCCGGCTAAATTCAAAGGATCTTTAGAAGAACGGATGGAGGCTGCATGTCGACGGTACGGCTGGTCGAGGGTGCGGGACTGCGGTGCGTGCAGGTGCTGCTCAAGCTGCGGCGCGAGATGGTGGATGCCCCGCCAGGCAGCGTCTTTCACGTGATCACGGACGACCCGGCAGCCCCTCTTGACCTGCCCGCTTGGTGCCACATGACAGGCCACACCTACCTCGGCCCGGTCAGTGACGGCCAAGTCGACGGGGTTACTCCCGTCCATGCACTACGCCTCGAAGGCGCGGCGCAGTCCACAGACCCCGCGCACCCTTGGCGGCTGAGCGACTGAGCGCCGCAAGAGGGCCTGCGGCAGCGAGGGGAGGCGGGGCGGAATCTATGAATCCGGCCATGACCGACCGGCGAGGCTAAGACGGCCTCACCGTACGCCTTCCGCATTTACGCAGGTCACAGCCTTCGGCGGGATGCGCCTTGAGGTTCACTGGGGTGCAGGTGCAGAAAGTTCTTGCCTCCGCGCGCATGTTCTAGATATCTTTTGAACACCAAACAGCGACCGGAGGTGTCATGTCGGAGCGAGACGTCAGAGAGGGCCTCTTCGGCCAGCTGGCTCGCATCGGCAAGGCCATCAGCAATCCGAAGCGGATCGAACTGCTCGACATCCTGGGGCAGGGTGAACGCTCGGTGGAGTCGCTGGCCACCGCCACAAACATGACGGTGGGAAACACCTCCAGCCACCTGCAGGTGCTGCGCAATGCCCGCATGGTGGAAACCCGCAAGGACGGCACGAAGGTCATCTACTCGCTCGCCGATGAGCGCGTCGCATGCTTCGTGCGTGAACTGTGGACGCTCGCCGACGCTCGCCTTGCCGAGGTCGAGCAGCTCCTCAAGGACTACCTGCAGGGCGAAGAGACGCTCGAGCGGGTCACCAAGGAAGAGTTGGTCTCGCGCTCGCTGCGCGGCGACGTCTTCATCATCGATGTGCGGCCGGCCGAGGAGTACGCCGCCGGACACATCCCGGGCGCCACGTCCGTACCGTTTGACGAGTTGAACGACCACCTGTCCAAGCTGCCTGCAGACATGGACATCGTCGCGTACTGCCGTGGCCCGCACTGCGTCTTCGCTCCGAAGGCGGCGCAGATTCTCAAGCAGCAGGGGCTTCGGGCAATGGTGCTCGAAGACGGAATGCCGGAATGGCGTCAGGGGGGACTTCCTGTGAGCACTGCCAGTAGATAGCTGACCGGTCACGATTCTGACCGCTCACCACGCTGACCGATCGCCGAGCAGACGGCGTCGGCCATCAGCGAGATCACTTCACTGCCGGGTGCACCGCCCCGGCACGCCTTCAGCGTGCCCGCACTCCTAAGGCCCGGCCTCAGTTCCATCACACGTCACAGCGAGGTCGTACACGCGACCCCGCGACTTGACGTGTACTTGCCATGCTCGTGAACTGTAGGGGCGTACGTGAAAAAGATCCGACTGTTCCTTGCCCTGGCCGCGGTATCCGCGGCCACCGCCTGCTCCAGCGCAGGCGCTTCGGGCAGCACCAACGACCAAGGCATCCCGGAGAAGCTGGTCGTGGGAATCATCCCCAACGTGGCGCCGGACAAGCAGGGCGCCAAGTACGAACCGCTCCAGGAGTACCTGTCCAAGAAGCTGGATGCGGACGTCGAGCTGTTCGTGGCCACGGACTACGCGGGCGTCGTCGCCGCGCTCGGAGCCAAGAAGGTCGACGTCGCCTATGTCGGCGGCCTGACCTACGCGCAGGCCGAAGAGCAGGTCGATGTCCAGCCGCTGGTCACCGAGATCGACAAGGAGACCGGCACCAAGGAGTACCTCTCCGGCATCGTGGTCAGCAGCGACTCGAAGTACAAGAGCGTCAAGGATGTCCTGGACGACAAGGGGAAGTTCGCCTTCGGCGACGTCAGCTCGACCTCGGGCAGCCTGTACCCGCGCGCCATGCTGAACGCGGCCGGCGCCGAGTGTTCGGCGAAGTCGATCGACAAGTGCCCGCCACTGTCGAAGGTCTCCTTCACCGGCGGCCACGACGCCACCGCGCAGGCCGTGGCGAACGGCTCCGCGGACGCCGGCGGCCTGGAGGTGCGCATCCTGCATCGCCTGGAGCGCGACGGCAACGTACCCAAGGGCAAGCTGAAGATCATCGAGTCCCACAAGGTCATGGGCTACCCCTGGGTGATGCGCACCGAGCTCGGTGACAAGGCCGCCGCATCGATCACCGACGCCTTCAAGGCGATGAAGGACCCGGAGCTGCTCGACTTGATGCAGACCACCGGATACACGCAGGTGACGGAGGCCGACTACGCGCCTCTCACGAAGCAGGCCAAGGAACTCGGACTGCTCACCGCCGGGCGATGACGGGCACACCCTGCCCCGCCTGACTTTCCCAATCCACTGGGGGACTCACGCAATGAAGATCCAACTAGAGGGCGTGTCCGCGTCGTTCGCCGACCGCGACGTGCCCGCCCTCGACAACATCTCACTGACCATCAACCCGGGCGAGCACGTAGTCCTGCTCGGCCCCTCCGGCTCCGGGAAGACAACGCTGCTGCGATGTATTCTCGGCGCCGTTGCCCCGCAGGCGGGCACCATCCGAGTGGGCGGACTCGACCCCGTCTCACCGTCCGAACTGCGGGCCCTGCGCCGCAAGACCGGCGTGGTCCGCCAGGGCAATGACCTGGTCCTGGGCCTGCGCGCCCAGACCAACGCGGTCCTGGGCACCTCCCCCAGCTGGGGGCTGCGGGAATGGGCCGCCGTGCTGCGCGGCATCGTCCCTTCCCGCTACGAGGAGCGCGTACAGGCTCTCGCAGAGAACCAGGGCATCCGCCCGTTCCTCAAGGCGCGGGTGGAACACCTGTCGGGAGGCCAGCGCCAGCGGGTCGCCCTGGTCCGCGCGGTGCTGCCCGAACCCCAGCTGCTGCTGGCCGACGAGCCCACCTCCGGCCTGGACCCGGTCACCTCGCAGGCCGCCGTCGACACACTGCGTGCGGCCAATGGCGTCACCGTGGTTGTCTCCACTCACGACCTGGGCATCGCCCGGCAGTTCCCCCGGATCGTCGCCCTGCGAGACGGGCGCATCCACTACGACGGCGCCGAACTCACCGAGCGTGACGCCGAGGAGATCTACCAGGGGACGGCGGTGCCCGCATGAGCACAGACACCAGTCCCGACAAGGCCATACCCGGTACCCGCTGCGGGCCTAAGATCCCCCAGCAGCGCAACGGCTCGGGGCACCGACCGCCCGACACCGCCCAGCAGATGAGCGGGCACAAGCGGTCCAAGAGCATCTGGATCATCCTGGCCGTCGCCCTGGCCGCCGTGGTGTGGTCACTGGACGGCACCGGGGTGAGCATCGCCAATCTGGTCGCCGGCTGGGAGGGCGCCCGGGAGATCGCCGACGGGCTGTTCCCGCCCCAACTCGACCAGGAACTCCTGCAGTCGGTCGGCACGGCCGTCCTGGAGACCCTGCAGATCTCGATCGCCGCCCTGTTCTTCGGCGTCATCGGGGGGCTCGTCCTGGCCGTCCTGATGGCGGGCAACATCGGCGCCCCGCGCTGGCTGGCCGCCTCGGCGCGGCTGGTGGCGACCGTCTTCAGGTCGGTGCCCGAACTGCTGTGGGCGCTGGTGTTCGTGGCCGTCGTCGGCCTCGGCCCGGCAGCGGGCGTGTACGCGATCTCGCTGCACGCCGCCGGCCTGCTCGCCAAACTCGTCTCCGAGCAGCTGGAGGCCGTCGACCCGGCCCCGGTGGAGGCGATGCGCATGACCGGAGCCTCCCGGCTCACCACCGGCGTGCTGTCGGTCATCCCGCAGGCCCGCAACAACATCGCTTCCCTGGTGCTCTACCAGTGGGAGTGCAACATCCGCAGCTCGGCCATCATCGGCTTCGTCGGCGCCGGCGGCATCGGCCAGGCGCTCGGCATCTCCATGCGCCTGTTCCGCTACGACGAACTCGCCACGCTGATGATCGCCCTTCTGCTGCTCGTCGTGGCCGTTGACCAGCTCTCCCGGCTCCTGCGCCACCGCATGGGTGCGGCTACCCGCTAGTACCGGAAGTCCGCTTTGCCCTCTGGACAGAGCATCCCCACACCTCTACTCTTCAAGAGTTCTCTAGAATAGGAGATAAGAAAGTGACGAACTTCCTCTTCGTGCTGCACGACCCGCCCTACGGCACCGAGCGCGTCTACAACGGGATGCGCTGGGCGACCGAAGTCGCGCGGCGCGAGGGCACCGAGGTCAAGGTCTTCCTCTTCGGTGACTCGGTGGTCTCGGTGGTCGAGGGCCAGAAGACGCCGGACGGCTACTACAACTCCGGGAAGATGGCGACGAACTTCGCCCGTCTGGGCGGGGTGATCGGCTGCTGCGGTACCTGCATGGACGCTCGCGGGATGAGCGAGGACAACCTCACCAAGGGCGCCCACCGCTCCTCGATGAAGGAACTGACCGACTGGACCGAGTGGGCCGACAAGGTCATCAACGTCTGAGGTAGGAGCACCACACCATGGGACGCAACATCCTCGTGCTCGGCGGCGGCTTCGGCGGCCTGAGCACCGTGCGGGAGCTGCAGAAGTACGCGGCCCCCGACGACAAGATCACTCTGATTGACCGCAGCGACACCCAGGTGCAGGGGTTGTCCCTGCTGTGGCTGCTGCGCGGCTGGCGCACCCTGGACGACGTCCAGTTCGTCCCCACCAAGGACGCGCTGGGCCGGGCCGAGCAGGTCGTGGCCGACGTCGAGCACCTGGACCTCGCGAACAAGCATGTGCGCACCAGCGAGGGCGTGTTCGACTACGACGCGCTCGTCCTGGGCCTGGGAGCCGAGCTCAACATCTCGGGTGTGCCGGGCCTGGAAGAGGCCCTGGACGCCGGAGTGGCGGCGCACTATTACACAGCCGAAGCGGCCGTGGACGCGCACGCCAAGCTGAAGTCCGTGGCCTCGGGCAAGGTCGTCTTCCTGGTGACCCGCATCCCGTACAAGTGCCCCGCGGCACCGTACGAGGGCGCGATGCTCGCCTCGGACCTGCTCACCGAGACCGGCGTACGCGACAACGTGTCGGTCGAGGTCTACACCCCCGAGCCGCAGCCGATGCCGGTCGCGGGACCGGTGGTGGGCCAGGGCGTGGTGCAGATGCTCGAGTCGCAGAAGATCGGCTTCAACCCGGGCCACATCGTCGAGCGGGTGGACGCCGAAGCCCGCGAGGTGGTCTTCGAGGGCGGCGAGTGTGTCTCCTTCGACCTGCTGGTGTTCATCCCGCCGCACCAGGCGCCGGCCCCGGTCAAGAAGGCCGAACTGTCGCCCGCGGGCTGGGTTCCGGTGGACGCCCACACGCTGAAGACCATGGTGGAGGGTGTCTGGGCGCTCGGCGACGTCGCCTCGATCACCCTGACCAACGGCAAGCCGCTGCCCAAGGCCGCGGTCTTCGCCAAGGGCCAGGCCGAGGCCATCGCCCAGGGCGTGGCCCGTCAGTTCGGCTACGAGGCGCCCGAGCCGCACTTCAACGGCGAGGGGCACTGCTACCTCGAGCTCGGCGGACACCTGGCCGCCAAGGGCGCGGGCAACTTCTACCACCCCGACGGCGCGAAGATCGAAATGACCGAGCCGTCGGAGGAACTGCACCGCGCCAAGGAGCGCGAGGAGCAGGAGTGGATGGCCCAGTGGACCACCGGCACCAACGCCGGCTGACTCCACCCCGCTCCACACCCCTCTGAGCACCACAAGCCCGGCCGCCGGTTCCGGCGGCCGGGCCCCACCCCCAATTACCCCGGACCGTCACGTCCCCTGGCCGCACCCAGCCACTCTCCGGCCGTCCGGGGTGCCTGTCCTGCCCCGACGCGGGACACATCCCCGCCCAACGGAGGTCTTCCTCATGTCAGTCGGCACGTCCGAGCCTGTACGCACCCAAGAACCGCCGGGCCGACGCACCCTCGGTGACCGCACCGCCGCCTTCATGGTCCACAAGCGCAAGCTGGTCATGCTGGTCTGGCTGGTGATCGTCCTGGCGGCCGCGCCGCTCGCGGCCACACTCAACGGTGCTCTGTCCGGGGCTGGTTGGAACGCCAGCGGCTCCGAGAGCGAGCAGGTCCGCACCGAGCTGCGCAAGGACTTCGCCGCCCTCGGCGCGGAGGCGGCGGTCGTCGTCGTCCACGTCCCCGCCAAGGGCGAGCGCGATGCCGCCGTGGACGCGGTCATCAAGGAAGTGGACGGCCGCGACGCCGTCAAGGAGATCACCGACCCGCGTGAGCAGCCCCCGCAGGCCGGGCTCGTCAGCGAGGACGGCAAGACCGTCCTCGTCCCCGTGCACCTCGACGCGGGCGACGAGGCCGAACTGCCGGAAGCCGCAGGCAAGGTGAGCGAAGCCGTCGGCGAGGCGGAGCTGCCCAAGGGTGCGACAGCCGATGTGACCGGCGAGTGGCCGGTGTGGGCGGACTTCAACGAGTCCAACGAGAAGGCCATGTTCAAGGCCGAGATGCTCTCCGGCCTGCCCATGATGGTGCTGCTCGTCATCGTTTTCGGCAGTCTGATCGCCGCAGGCATGCCGATGATGCTGACCATGGTCGGCATCGCGAGCGCCTACGGAGCCCTGCACCTGATCACCATGGCGACGCCGCTGTCGGTGTGGTCGATGAACTTCTCGATGATGATCGGCATGGCGCTCGGCATCGACTACAGCCTCTTCATCATCACCCGCTACCGCACCGAACGCGCCAAGGGCAGCGACACCGAGACCGCGCTCGCAGCCACCCTGGCCACCTCCGGCAAGGCCATCGTGCTCTCCGGCCTGGCGCTCATCATGGCGCTCGGAGCACTGTGCCTGCTGCCGGTCATGGTGTTCCGCTCCATGGCACTCGGCATGATCCTCGCCGTCGTCGCGGTGGTCGCCTCGGCCCTGACGCTGCTGCCCGCCGTGCTGGCCGCCCTTGGCGACAAGGTCCTCAAGGGGCGCGCCGAGCGCACCGGCCGCAGCGAAGCCCGCTGGGGCCGCTGGTCCGACGGCGTCGTACGCCGACCGGCGGTGGGCCTGATCGCCGGTCTGGTGCTGCTCGGCGCCCTGGCCGCTCCCGTCGCGGGTGTCGAACTGGGCATGCCCGGTGCGCGCGTGGTGGACTCCGGATACTCCAGCCGTGACGGCTACGAGACCCTCACCGATGCCTTCGGCCCCGGCGCAGGCGCCGCCATCTACATCACCACCCCGGAAGCCGACGCCCAGCAAGTCGTCAAGACCGCCGAAGACCGAGGCGTCGAGAACGCTCAAGTGGCCTCCGAGGCTGCCGAGTCGGGCCGCACTGTCGTCCGCGTCACCCCGAAGACCGCCATCGACGACAACCGCACCTCCGACCTCGTCAGCGACCTGCGCGCCGATCTCGAAAAGGACGCACCCAAGGCCCGGGTCGGCGGACCGGCCGCGCAGAACCACGACCTGACCGAGGCCCTGGCCGCGTCCGCACCGTGGATCATCGCGCTGGTCCTCGCGATGTCGCTGCTGATGATGCTGGTCGTGTTCCGCAGCGTCATCATCGCCCTGGTCTCGGTGGTGATGAACCTGTTCACCGTCGGAGCCGCGTTCGGCATCGCGTCGATCATCTTCCAGCACGGCGTGGGCGCCTCACTGATCGGCATCGACCATCAGGGCTTCCTCAACGCCTGGGCGCCGGTGTTCTTCTTCGCCATCCTCTTCGGGCTGTCGATGGACTACCAGCTGTTCCTGCTGGCAGCCATCCGGGAGAAGTACGAGCAGAGCGGCGACACCCGCACCGCGGTGCGCGACGGCATCGCCGCGACCGGCAAGCCGATCACCAACGCGGCCGTCATCATGGTCATCGTCTTCGTCGCCTTCGGCGTCACCGGCCCGATCCCGCCCACCGAGCTGGGCATCACCCTGGCCATCGCGGTGATCCTCGACGCGACTATCGTGCGCATGCTGATCGTCCCGGCCTCGCTGGCCGTGTTCGGCAAGGCCAACTGGTGGATGCCGCGCTGGCTGGACAAGGTGCTGCCGTCCTTCACCTTCCGGCACTGACCGACGCACCTCTTCGGGGCGGTGCGGGCAATGAGGCCCGCACCGCCCGTCCACGCCATCCCTTGACCGTGACGTACGCCCGCAAGGAGCGCCATGCCCCGCCTCGGAATGCTGATCGACCTCAACACCTGTATCGGGTGCCATGCGTGCTCAGTGGCGTGCAAGAACGAGTTCGACGTGCCCCTGGGGGTGTTCCGCGACACGGTCAAGTACGTCGAGTCCGGCGAGCACCCCAAGGCGACCCGGCACTTCATACCCGTGCTGTGCAACCAGTGCGAGGACGCGCCGTGTCTGAACGCCTGCCCCACCGACGCGATCACGCGCCTGCCCAACGGTGAGGTCGTCATCGAGGAAGGCGACTGCAACCTCAACCGGTTCTGCATGTCGGCCTGTCCGTACGACGCCATCTACGAGGACCCGCAGACCAACACCGCGAGCAAGTGCACCTTCTGCGAGCACCGCACCTCCCAGGGCAGCGAGCCTGCCTGCGTGGAGGCATGCCCCACCAACTGCCGCATCTTCGGCGACCTCGACGACCCGGACAGCGAGATCGCCACCAAGATGCGCGAGAACGACATCGACGTATGGAAGCCGGAGGCCGGCACCAGCCCCAAGGTCTTCTACGTCGACCCCAAGCGGGCCCTGCCCCTCATCGCCGTCGACGGCGTCCAGGTCGACCAGAGCACCGACCTGAAGGGGCAGTAGTCCGATGCACGAGACCCTCGCCCAGGTCGCGCCGATCCCGCACGCCGCCCCCTGGGGCGGGCTGCTGGCCGCCTACTTCACCCTGATCGGCATCCCCAGCGGGCTCACCCTGGCCACCTGGTGGCACCGCAGCCGCTTCCCGAACGCCCCCCTCGCACTCGACTGGCGCGCCACCTGGCTGTGCCTCGGTCTGCTGGGCGGCGCCGGACTGCTGCTCACCGTCGACCTCGGCCGGCCCGAGCGGTTCTTCCTCATGCTGACCCGGTTCGGCAACTGGGACTCGCCGATCTCCCTCGGCGCGAAGATCATCGCCATCAAGACGTTCCTGCTCGGTGTCGCGCTGTACCTGCTGTGGCGACGGCGGACCGCCTCGAAGGACGCCGCGACTCCGCTGCCGGCACGCGGTGCGGCCAAGTACCTGGACAGCACGGTGGTCTGGCTGCTCGGCGTCTCCAGCGTTGCGCTGGCCGTCTATCCCGTTGCGGTCCTGGCCCGCACCTGGGTCTCCCCGCTCGCCGCGACCAGCGGCTCCGCCCTGATCTACCTGGTTACCTCGCTACTGATGGGCCTCGCCGTCGTCGAGATCATGCAACCCGGCAGCCAGGAGGTGCGGCATGTGGCGGCGCACCGACAGGTCACGCTCGCGCTGCTGATGACGTACGCGGCCGCACTCGCCTTCACCGCTGTGTCGGTGCCCAACGGGCCCGCCAAGCAGTCCCTCAAGGCCGTGGTGAGCGGCGAGTGGGCACCACTGTTCTACGGCGGCGCCGTCGGGATCGGGCTCGTCATCCCGGCAGTCCTTCTGCTGCTCGGCCACAGCACGCGATGGGCTCGCCTGGCCGCGGCCTGCTCCGTCCTCGCCGGTACCGGCATCGCCCGCTACCTGATCTTCACCGCCTGACCTCGGGGGGAATCCGCAATGACCATCGACACCGAGATACCGGACACCAAGACACCAGAGCCAGCCGCACAAGAGCCGGAGAGCTGGGGCCTGGGCCGCCGTGACCTGCTGAAGATCGGCGCCGCCGCAGGCGCGGCCATCACCGGACTCGGCGCCATCGAAATTGTCCGCAACCCGCAGCCCAGTGCCCCGGTCCCCAAGGACAGTGTGAAGTCCACAGCGGTGCCGTCGATGTGCCAGATGTGCACCACCGCGTGCGGCATCGTCGGCCATGTCGCGGGCGGCCGCCTACTGAAGATCACCGGCAATCCGGAGGACCCCAACAGCCAGGGCGCGGTGTGCGGCAAGGGCGTTGCCGGACCGTCCGTGCTCTACGACCCGTTCCGCATGCTCTATCCGCTCAAGCGGGTTGGCGAGCGAGGGTCCGGTAAGTGGAGGCGCATCAGCTGGGACGACGCATACAGCGAGATCGCCGAGAGGCTCAAGGAGATCCGCGAGCGTGGCAGGCCCGAGGAGTTCGCCTTCCAGCAGGGCCGCAACCGCTCAGCCGACATCGTCGCCCGCTTCCTCAACTCCTTCGGCACTCCCTCGCACTTCAACCACCGCGCGCTGTGCTCCCTGAACCGGCGCGCGGCGATCGCCACCACCATCGGTGAATCCGACTGGGACCTCGGCGACTTCGAGAACAGCCAGTACGTGCTGACCTTCGGATCCAACTGGGCCGAAGCCCACCAGGGGCACATCCCCGTAGCGATTCGCATGATGCGTGCCCGCCAGAAGGGCGCGAAGCTGGTCACCTTCGAGACCCGCATGTCCAACACAGCGGCCCTGTCCGACGAATGGTTCTGCGTCAAGCCCGGCACCGACGGCCTGATCGCCCTGGCCATGGCCAACGTCATCTGCCGCGAGAAGCTGTGGGACAAGAAGTGGCTCGACACCTGGTCGAACTACCCGGCCGAGAAGATCGCCGAGCACGTCGCGCAGTACACGCCGGAATGGGCCGAGAAGGAGAGCGGTGTCCCCGCCGAGGACATCAGCCGCATCGCCCGGGAGTTCGCCGCCGCCGCACCGCGGTCCACCACCATCTGCAATCGCGGCTCGCAGTCGCACCGCAACGGCTACTACAACGACCGCGCGATCACCATGCTCAACGCTCTGGTCGGCAACATGGGCAAGGAGGGCGGCTGGTGCTGGCACCCCCAGTCCGCCTGGGACAAGAAGGCCATCCCCGAGCCGGAGCCGGTACCGGAGAAGCCGACGCGCAAGAGCATCATCGCCGAAGCCAAGGACTGGCCGCTGGCCAACGCCTTCCCGGACAAGAAGATGAAGGTCGCCCAGATCGTCTACCTGTGGATCAAGGAGCGCCGGCAGAAGATCTCGGCGCTCATGACCTACAACGCCGACACCGCCTGGTCCTTCCCCGAAGGCAAGCTGGTGCGCGGCGTCCTCAAGGACGAGGAACTGATCCCCTTCCACGTCTGCATCGACGTGATGTACTCCGAGACCTCACACCTGGCCGACATCATCCTGCCCTGGGCCACCTACCTGGAGCGGTGGGACATCGACTCCCGGCCGCCGCAGGGCCTGGTCGACTACGTCGGCCTGCGCCAGCCCGTCATTCCTCCGCGCGGCCAGTCCAAGGACATCCGGGACATCTTCCCCGAGCTGGCCCGTCGTATCGGCGGCGGCATGGAGGAGTACTTCCCCTGGAAGACCACGGAGGAATATCTGGAGGAGTACTTCAAGCCCATCCCCGGCGGCTTCGCCCACATGAAGGCCAAGGGCATCTACATCGACCCCGCCAAGAAGCCGTTCTATGAGCCCTACGTCAAGCGGCTCACCCCCGACGAACTCGACGGATCCCGCGAGGACACCAAGACCGGGATCATCTACAAGGGCGTCGACGAGAAGACCGGCAAGCCCGCCGCGATCGGCATCCGCCTGAACGGCATCGCCCGCCGCGGCTTCATCACCCCATCCCGCAAGGTCGAGATCCACAGCGACTTCGTCGTCGGCAAGGGCAAGGAAGTCGGCAAGGACATCGAGCCGCTGCCGGTGTACGAGCCGATCCCCAGCCACCAACGGGACTTCCCCGACGACTACTTGATCATGACCAGCTACAAGATCAACGTGCACAACGGGCACCGCACCATGCAGTCCAAATGGCTGCAGGAGATCTCCCACACCAACCCCGCCCTGCTCAACCGGGCCACCGCCGACAAGCTCGACATCGGCGACGGCGACTGGATCGAGGTCACCAGCTTCCGCCCCAACGACGCTGCCATCCCCGGCGGCGACGGCTCCGAGGTCGGCACGATGCGCACCCGGGTCCGCCTCACCGAGGGCCTGCACCCGATGGTGATCGCCATCGCCCACAACGCGGGCCGCAGCGTCGGCGGCAGCTACGCCACCAACGGCAAGGACAGCGCCGACAACCCCGGCTACGGCGAGCTCACCGACCCCGACCTGGACCGCCTTTGGTGGAAGGGCGCCATCAGCGTCCCCCAGAACGACCTGCTGCCCATCTACCCCGACCCGGTGGCCGGCGGGCAGTCCTACCACGACACCGTCGTGCAGATACGGAAGGTGTGACCGCCTCGTGAACCCCATCCCCGTCGGAGCCGACCACGTCA
Proteins encoded in this window:
- a CDS encoding ArsR/SmtB family transcription factor, with the protein product MSERDVREGLFGQLARIGKAISNPKRIELLDILGQGERSVESLATATNMTVGNTSSHLQVLRNARMVETRKDGTKVIYSLADERVACFVRELWTLADARLAEVEQLLKDYLQGEETLERVTKEELVSRSLRGDVFIIDVRPAEEYAAGHIPGATSVPFDELNDHLSKLPADMDIVAYCRGPHCVFAPKAAQILKQQGLRAMVLEDGMPEWRQGGLPVSTASR
- a CDS encoding sulfurtransferase TusA family protein → MSTVRLVEGAGLRCVQVLLKLRREMVDAPPGSVFHVITDDPAAPLDLPAWCHMTGHTYLGPVSDGQVDGVTPVHALRLEGAAQSTDPAHPWRLSD
- a CDS encoding MMPL family transporter, with the protein product MSVGTSEPVRTQEPPGRRTLGDRTAAFMVHKRKLVMLVWLVIVLAAAPLAATLNGALSGAGWNASGSESEQVRTELRKDFAALGAEAAVVVVHVPAKGERDAAVDAVIKEVDGRDAVKEITDPREQPPQAGLVSEDGKTVLVPVHLDAGDEAELPEAAGKVSEAVGEAELPKGATADVTGEWPVWADFNESNEKAMFKAEMLSGLPMMVLLVIVFGSLIAAGMPMMLTMVGIASAYGALHLITMATPLSVWSMNFSMMIGMALGIDYSLFIITRYRTERAKGSDTETALAATLATSGKAIVLSGLALIMALGALCLLPVMVFRSMALGMILAVVAVVASALTLLPAVLAALGDKVLKGRAERTGRSEARWGRWSDGVVRRPAVGLIAGLVLLGALAAPVAGVELGMPGARVVDSGYSSRDGYETLTDAFGPGAGAAIYITTPEADAQQVVKTAEDRGVENAQVASEAAESGRTVVRVTPKTAIDDNRTSDLVSDLRADLEKDAPKARVGGPAAQNHDLTEALAASAPWIIALVLAMSLLMMLVVFRSVIIALVSVVMNLFTVGAAFGIASIIFQHGVGASLIGIDHQGFLNAWAPVFFFAILFGLSMDYQLFLLAAIREKYEQSGDTRTAVRDGIAATGKPITNAAVIMVIVFVAFGVTGPIPPTELGITLAIAVILDATIVRMLIVPASLAVFGKANWWMPRWLDKVLPSFTFRH
- a CDS encoding NAD(P)/FAD-dependent oxidoreductase, with protein sequence MGRNILVLGGGFGGLSTVRELQKYAAPDDKITLIDRSDTQVQGLSLLWLLRGWRTLDDVQFVPTKDALGRAEQVVADVEHLDLANKHVRTSEGVFDYDALVLGLGAELNISGVPGLEEALDAGVAAHYYTAEAAVDAHAKLKSVASGKVVFLVTRIPYKCPAAPYEGAMLASDLLTETGVRDNVSVEVYTPEPQPMPVAGPVVGQGVVQMLESQKIGFNPGHIVERVDAEAREVVFEGGECVSFDLLVFIPPHQAPAPVKKAELSPAGWVPVDAHTLKTMVEGVWALGDVASITLTNGKPLPKAAVFAKGQAEAIAQGVARQFGYEAPEPHFNGEGHCYLELGGHLAAKGAGNFYHPDGAKIEMTEPSEELHRAKEREEQEWMAQWTTGTNAG
- a CDS encoding DsrE/DsrF/TusD sulfur relay family protein, producing the protein MTNFLFVLHDPPYGTERVYNGMRWATEVARREGTEVKVFLFGDSVVSVVEGQKTPDGYYNSGKMATNFARLGGVIGCCGTCMDARGMSEDNLTKGAHRSSMKELTDWTEWADKVINV
- a CDS encoding phosphonate ABC transporter ATP-binding protein; this encodes MKIQLEGVSASFADRDVPALDNISLTINPGEHVVLLGPSGSGKTTLLRCILGAVAPQAGTIRVGGLDPVSPSELRALRRKTGVVRQGNDLVLGLRAQTNAVLGTSPSWGLREWAAVLRGIVPSRYEERVQALAENQGIRPFLKARVEHLSGGQRQRVALVRAVLPEPQLLLADEPTSGLDPVTSQAAVDTLRAANGVTVVVSTHDLGIARQFPRIVALRDGRIHYDGAELTERDAEEIYQGTAVPA
- the phnD gene encoding phosphate/phosphite/phosphonate ABC transporter substrate-binding protein, with amino-acid sequence MKKIRLFLALAAVSAATACSSAGASGSTNDQGIPEKLVVGIIPNVAPDKQGAKYEPLQEYLSKKLDADVELFVATDYAGVVAALGAKKVDVAYVGGLTYAQAEEQVDVQPLVTEIDKETGTKEYLSGIVVSSDSKYKSVKDVLDDKGKFAFGDVSSTSGSLYPRAMLNAAGAECSAKSIDKCPPLSKVSFTGGHDATAQAVANGSADAGGLEVRILHRLERDGNVPKGKLKIIESHKVMGYPWVMRTELGDKAAASITDAFKAMKDPELLDLMQTTGYTQVTEADYAPLTKQAKELGLLTAGR
- the phnE gene encoding phosphonate ABC transporter, permease protein PhnE; translated protein: MSTDTSPDKAIPGTRCGPKIPQQRNGSGHRPPDTAQQMSGHKRSKSIWIILAVALAAVVWSLDGTGVSIANLVAGWEGAREIADGLFPPQLDQELLQSVGTAVLETLQISIAALFFGVIGGLVLAVLMAGNIGAPRWLAASARLVATVFRSVPELLWALVFVAVVGLGPAAGVYAISLHAAGLLAKLVSEQLEAVDPAPVEAMRMTGASRLTTGVLSVIPQARNNIASLVLYQWECNIRSSAIIGFVGAGGIGQALGISMRLFRYDELATLMIALLLLVVAVDQLSRLLRHRMGAATR
- a CDS encoding 4Fe-4S dicluster domain-containing protein, translated to MPRLGMLIDLNTCIGCHACSVACKNEFDVPLGVFRDTVKYVESGEHPKATRHFIPVLCNQCEDAPCLNACPTDAITRLPNGEVVIEEGDCNLNRFCMSACPYDAIYEDPQTNTASKCTFCEHRTSQGSEPACVEACPTNCRIFGDLDDPDSEIATKMRENDIDVWKPEAGTSPKVFYVDPKRALPLIAVDGVQVDQSTDLKGQ